A section of the Saccharomyces paradoxus strain CBS432 chromosome XII sequence genome encodes:
- the IFH1 gene encoding Ifh1p (Coactivator, regulates transcription of ribosomal protein (RP) genes~similar to YLR223C), producing the protein MPGKKSPRKSTVNHSTHSGKLPANIKRLIKKGESDTKSRQSPPTLGTTRPRRFSLIYSSESSLSDVSDSDKNKSTNLHKSKKKAKIISNNSLGKKSKLIQRQLDNDDEGTESSDYQAVTDGEDSENEEQESEEQDDDEDDDDDDDDDDGSDSDSETSSDDENIDFVKLTAQRKKRAMKALSAMNTNSNTLYSSRENSNKIDSIKISPKKEEEEQQQKQQQQQNKKKVNGSGTATSQQALSFKFKKEGDGISFGNGSEDYKEDIGEEVLELKNKESNDNEEEKLDSKAMLGNNDELRFPNISESDESEYDIDQDAYFDVINNEDSHGEIGTDLETGDDDLPILEEEEQNIVSELQNDDQLSFDGSIHEEGSDPVEDAENKFLQNEYNQENGYDEEDDEEDEIMSDFDMPFYEDPKFANLYYYGDGSEPKLSLSTSLPLMLNDEKLSKLKKKEAKKKEQEERKQRRKLYKKTQKPSARTTSNVDNDEYIFNVFFQSDDENSDNKIKKGKHKADKNSLDHKNKGLNLIKPNDNLEPSVHKLGLNSGKYESSDDEYDNILLDIAHMPSDDERSESEASHDPDTDEELRALDSDSLDIGTELDDDYEDDDDDSSVTNVFIDIDDLDPDSFYFHYDDSDGSSSMASSNSDKENSDGSKDCKHDLLETVVYVDDESTDEDDNLPPPSSRSKNIGSKAKEIVSSNVVGLRPPKLGTWETDNKPFSIIDGLSTKSLYALIQEHQQLREQHQRAQTPDIKREGSANGNNGTVNGDELTLNELLNMSELEDDSPSHTDDMEKNGNCNDATNKKSANGHAADWYEVPKVPLSAFRNKGINAYEEDEYMLPTNSNRKVPIGYIGNERTRKKIDKMKELQRKKTEKKRQLKKKKKLLKIRKQRQKAIKEQETMNLQLGINGHDIPGNNNSHSDINTGTDFTTNENTPMNDFPSHASEDASLLPHDADLTVGTNTRKNSTKSVGLDEIHEILGKDENDLLPVGDINDYDTQENHAIEDTDADILASLTAPVQFDNTLNHENSNSMWRRRQSMVEAAAENLRFTKNGLFSESALADIEGIMGNDTNHSFEFNDVLQ; encoded by the coding sequence ATGCCAGGCAAAAAAAGTCCTCGAAAAAGTACGGTGAATCATAGTACACATTCTGGTAAACTACCCGCGAACATCAAAAGACTCATAAAAAAGGGCGAATCTGATACAAAGTCCAGGCAATCACCACCCACGCTGGGTACAACGAGGCCAAGAAGATTTAGCCTTATATACTCTTCCGAGTCATCTTTGAGTGACGTGTCTGATTCtgataaaaacaaaagtaCAAACCTACataaaagcaagaaaaaagcaaaaatcaTTTCAAATAATTCCCTAGGTAAGAAAAGTAAACTTATACAAAGGCAACTAGACAATGACGACGAGGGCACAGAGTCTTCCGATTACCAAGCTGTAACGGATGGCGAGGACAGTGAAAACGAAGAGCAAGAGAGTGAAGAACAAGATGATGACGaggatgacgatgatgatgatgatgatgatgatggtaGTGATAGTGATAGTGAGACAAGTTCGGACGACGAAAATATAGATTTTGTCAAACTGACCGcccaaagaaagaagagggCCATGAAAGCTTTATCTGCGATGAATACGAATAGCAATACACTCTATTCCTCTCGTGAGAACAGCAACAAAATTGATTCCATTAAAATATCACCtaagaaggaagaagaagaacaacaacaaaaacaacaacaacaacaaaataaaaagaaagtaaatGGTTCAGGTACTGCTACTTCCCAACAGGCACTATCgtttaaatttaaaaaagagGGTGACGGCATTAGTTTTGGTAATGGTAGTGAAGATTATAAAGAGGATATTGGTGAAGAAGTCTtggaattgaaaaataaagagaGTAATGacaacgaagaagaaaaactagaTTCTAAGGCGATGTTAGGTAACAATGATGAATTACGATTTCCCAATATTTCGGAGTCAGATGAATCTGAATATGATATTGATCAAGATGCGTACTTTGATGTAATTAATAATGAAGACTCTCATGGAGAAATTGGCACAGATCTTGAAACGGGAGACGATGATCTTCCCATATTGGAAGAGGAGGAACAAAATATTGTTTCTGAGCTGCAGAATGACGACCAACTCTCATTTGATGGTAGCATACATGAAGAAGGGTCCGACCCCGTAGAAGACGCtgaaaataaattcttACAAAATGAATACAATCAAGAAAACGGATACgacgaagaggatgacgaagaagatgaaataatGTCTGATTTTGATATGCCGTTTTATGAAGATCCGAAATTTGCCAATCTCTATTATTATGGTGATGGTTCAGAACCAAAATTATCCTTGAGTACATCTTTGCCTTTAATGTTGAATGACGAAAAACTATCTaaactaaaaaagaaagaggccaaaaaaaaggaacagGAAGAAAGGAAACAGAGGCGAAAGCTTTATAAAAAGACCCAAAAACCCAGTGCAAGAACAACTTCCAATGTGGACAACGATGAGTatattttcaatgttttctttcaatccgatgatgaaaacaGTGACAATAAGATCAAGAAAGGCAAGCACAAAGCGGACAAAAATAGTCTTGAccataaaaataaaggcCTAAATTTAATAAAACCCAATGATAACTTGGAACCATCAGTTCATAAACTAGGCCTGAATTCTGGAAAATACGAATcctctgatgatgaatatGACAACATTTTGTTGGATATTGCCCATATGCCTTCTGATGATGAACGTAGTGAATCTGAAGCATCTCATGATCCTGACACAGATGAGGAATTGAGAGCGCTAGATTCAGATAGCTTAGACATTGGCACAGAATTAGATGACGATTACGAAgacgacgatgacgatTCTAGTGTGACAAATGTGTTTATAGACATCGATGATTTAGACCCAGATTCATTTTACTTCCATTACGACGACAGCGATGGATCTTCCTCTATGGCAAGTTCTAACTcagacaaagaaaattccGACGGATCCAAAGATTGCAAGCATGATCTTTTAGAGACTGTTGTGTACGTTGATGACGAATCTacagatgaagatgataacCTACCACCCCCAAGTTCAAGGTCGAAAAATATTGGCTCAAAGGCAAAGGAAATCGTAAGCTCAAACGTTGTCGGGTTACGTCCACCCAAGTTAGGTACTTGGGAGACTGATAACAAACCTTTTAGTATTATTGATGGTCTCTCTACTAAATCATTATACGCCTTAATCCAAGAACATCAACAACTTCGGGAACAGCATCAAAGGGCTCAAACTCCAGATATTAAAAGAGAGGGAAGCGCCAATGGCAATAATGGCACTGTCAATGGCGACGAATTGACACTCAATGAACTATTAAATATGAGTGAATTAGAGGATGATTCACCATCCCATACAGACGATATGGAGAAAAATGGTAATTGCAATGATGCcactaataaaaaaagtgcCAATGGCCATGCTGCAGATTGGTACGAAGTCCCTAAAGTTCCTTTATCTGCATTTAGAAATAAGGGTATTAATGCCtacgaagaagatgaataCATGCTACCAACAAATTCTAATAGAAAAGTTCCCATTGGCTATATTGGTAATGAAAGGACACGGAAGAAGATCGATAAGATGAAAGAGTTACAACggaaaaaaactgaaaagaaaaggcaattaaagaagaaaaagaagcttttaaaaataagaaaacaaaggcAAAAGGCAATAAAGGAACAAGAAACTATGAATTTACAGTTGGGAATCAATGGCCATGATATTCCCGGTAACAATAACAGTCATAGTGATATAAACACCGGTACAGACTTCACTACGAATGAAAATACTCCTATGAATGATTTTCCCTCTCACGCATCTGAAGATGCGTCATTGTTACCTCATGATGCTGATCTTACCGTGGGCACCAATACAAGGAAAAACTCAACAAAGAGTGTTGGTTTAGATGAAATCCATGAGATTTTGGGCAAAGACGAAAACGACTTACTACCTGTAGGCGATATCAATGATTACGATACACAAGAAAACCATGCAATTGAAGATACTGACGCCGACATCCTAGCATCGTTAACCGCTCCTGTGCAATTCGACAATACATTAAATCATGAAAACAGTAATTCTATGTGGAGGAGAAGACAGAGTATGGTGGAAGCAGCGGCAGAAAATCTTCGTTTTACTAAAAATGGTTTATTCAGTGAAAGTGCACTGGCAGATATTGAAGGAATTATGGGCAATGATACTAATCATTCGTTCGAGTTCAATGATGTCTTACAGTGA
- the UCC1 gene encoding Ucc1p (F-box protein and component of SCF ubiquitin ligase complexes~similar to YLR224W) — translation MNRSDRSLMDLPLEIHLSLLEYVPNELRAVNKYFYVLHNHSYKEKSLAWIAEDNYIWAVVKNSLCLYVKSLDPLRQHSREIIKGTAEPGTNVPLCMTKYIADSWYIVYNALQYPGKIINMEWDKYTENQDLTAVDSSSNFGSRPKERTLMQSLTALPVNFWSRRKDEPTPVNVWFYVKNAHVARYIPKIITEIGICNYGPKQIVASAGYINELITSEGIYCVNLGHLPRLYDEQIFEGTGTTHLPLELKAIDRTDSDVCVNGDLVLLGYDFIPYQISKPWLLFRIEQLNGIEAIFNYSECSFSYQFAWSLACLQSGEKISFPKDTISGHGLPYKPSKLIRIFVYKHPEQKQDLDQEVAFPNWNTPYLRR, via the coding sequence ATGAATCGGAGCGATCGCAGCTTGATGGATTTACCATTGGAGATCCATTTATCATTGCTAGAGTACGTGCCTAATGAACTTCGTGCTGTCAATAAATACTTTTACGTTTTGCATAACCATAGTTATAAGGAGAAGAGTTTGGCATGGATAGCCGAGGACAACTATATATGGGCCGTTgtcaaaaattcattatGTTTATATGTCAAGAGTTTGGACCCACTTCGGCAGCATTCCAGAGAGATCATTAAAGGCACGGCAGAACCGGGTACTAATGTGCCCCTGTGCATGACTAAATACATCGCAGATTCGTGGTATATTGTATACAATGCACTACAATATCCTGGAAAGATAATTAATATGGAATGGGACAAATATACCGAAAATCAAGACTTAACTGCGGTGGATTCCAGCAGTAACTTTGGTAGTCGGCCCAAGGAAAGAACTCTCATGCAGTCATTGACAGCTTTACCTGTTAACTTTTGGTCCAGAAGGAAAGACGAGCCTACGCCAGTAAACGTCTGGTTTTATGTGAAAAATGCGCACGTTGCCAGATATATACCGAAAATTATTACGGAAATAGGTATATGCAACTATGGGCCGAAGCAGATCGTGGCAAGCGCAGGATATATCAACGAATTGATAACATCTGAAGGAATATACTGTGTCAACCTAGGACATCTTCCTAGACTATACGAtgaacaaatttttgaggGCACTGGAACGACGCATCTTCCCTTGGAACTGAAAGCCATTGATAGGACAGATTCAGACGTTTGTGTCAATGGTGATTTAGTACTATTGGGTTATGACTTTATTCCGTATCAGATATCGAAACCCTGGTTGCTCTTCAGAATTGAGCAGCTAAATGGCATTGAAGCAATCTTCAACTATAGTgaatgttctttttcatacCAGTTTGCGTGGAGTTTGGCCTGCTTGCAATctggagaaaaaatttcatttcctAAGGATACAATAAGCGGGCACGGTTTACCCTATAAGCCATCCAAATTGATAAGAATTTTTGTCTATAAGCATCCGGAACAAAAACAAGACCTTGATCAAGAAGTAGCATTCCCCAACTGGAATACTCCTTATCTTcgaagatga
- a CDS encoding uncharacterized protein (similar to YLR225C), translating to MAVSIKKEKTKFAPVKEVLSEKDHDNYAKFQDTSKLEWFCRTSNHKKFKSHSLLKAVRNPTETRIETQTLYFTDLTNGKCGFIQLLYSSVMGGIYKGFQLNFKVFKASSGEESEEDIDIWESFKIDNIKDFDTLKVESDNVTFHFVPLKESSSSGFAQLLIKIDIPKGSTSCLLKDLKVDMTVNLQEGFIINPDGSNYYLDKSISLEELAKRDSSSTSRRMIRHVFVPRGFCNGTISYKKKDKLVKLDLKDTPMLYLDAVQGLIPNKAASKWNFLCFNGKKRSMMCIEFTTTKEYGSTTVTIWAVSDKERILEVGSSVNDHAVKFPSTQEDKQNGWKYPTSISFPRGFEESNLRLVNRYDIMSELPAFIRSIAENLANMKPFIYQFCQKSKFDDDEGVSIIESTFIN from the coding sequence ATGGCCGTTTCaatcaaaaaggaaaagacaaaatttGCTCCTGTTAAGGAAGTTTTATCTGAGAAAGATCATGATAATTACGCAAAATTCCAGGATACATCGAAACTAGAATGGTTTTGTAGGACGTCAAACCACAAAAAGTTCAAATCACATAGTTTGTTGAAAGCAGTAAGAAATCCAACGGAAACGAGAATTGAGACGCAAACTCTGTACTTTACGGATCTTACCAACGGCAAATGTGGATTCATCCAACTCTTATATTCCAGTGTTATGGGCGGTATATATAAAGGATTTCAGTTGAATTTTAAAGTATTCAAAGCTAGTAGTGGAGAAGAATCTGAAGAAGACATTGATATATGGGAAAGCTTCAAAATTGATaatatcaaagattttgatACGTTGAAGGTTGAATCGGACAACGTCACGTTTCACTTTGTACCTTTGAAAGAATCTTCGTCTAGTGGGTTTGCTCAATTATTGATTAAGATAGATATTCCGAAGGGGAGTACGAGCTGTTTACTAAAGGATTTGAAAGTTGACATGACCGTAAATCTACAAGAAGGTTTCATAATAAATCCGGATGGCTCCAACTATTACCTTGATAAGAGCATCAGCTTAGAAGAATTAGCTAAAAGAGACTCTTCTAGTACGTCTAGAAGAATGATAAGACATGTTTTTGTTCCTAGAGGTTTTTGCAATGGTACCATAtcatacaaaaaaaaggataaacTTGTGAAGCTGGACTTGAAAGACACGCCTATGTTATACTTGGATGCTGTTCAAGGGCTAATACCTAACAAGGCGGCTAGTAAATGGaactttctttgtttcaaTGGTAAGAAGCGTTCGATGATGTGTATTGAATTTACCACAACAAAAGAATATGGCAGCACTACAGTGACTATATGGGCGGTTAgtgataaagaaagaattcTAGAAGTTGGTTCAAGTGTAAATGATCATGCTGTCAAATTCCCATCAACACAAGAGGATAAACAAAATGGTTGGAAATACCCTACATCTATTTCATTCCCGCGTGGCTTTGAAGAATCTAACTTAAGATTAGTCAATAGGTACGATATAATGAGCGAGCTTCCCGCTTTCATTAGATCTATTGCTGAAAACTTAGCGAACATGAAGCCGTTCATCTACCAATTTTGCCAGAAATCAAagtttgatgatgatgaaggGGTTTCCATCATTGAAAGTAcatttatcaattga
- the UTP13 gene encoding U3 snoRNA-associated protein UTP13 (Nucleolar protein~similar to YLR222C) — translation MDLKISYKGVSLNPIYAGSSAVATVSENGRILATPVLDEINIIDLTPGSRKILHKISNEDEQEITALKLTPDGQYLTYVSQAQLLKIFQLKTGKVVRSMKISSPSYILDADSTSTLLAVGGTDGSIIVVDIENGYITHSFKGHGGTISSLKFYGQLNSKTWLLASGDTNGMVKVWDLVKRKCLHTLQEHSSAVRGLDIIEVPDSDGPSLQLLSGGRDDIINLWDFDMKKKYKLAKTLPVNQQVESCGFLKNRDGKRIIYTAGGDAIFQLIDSESGTVLKRTNKPIEELFIIGVLPIMNNSQMFLVMSDQTLQLINVEEDLENDDGIIQVTSSIAGNHGIIADMRYVGPELNKLALATNSPSLRIIPIPDLTEAEASLPLDVEIYEGHEDLLNSLDATEDGLWIATASKDNTAIVWRYNENSSKFDIYAKYIGHSGAVTAVGLPNIMPKGYPEFLLTASNDLTIKKWVIPKPTVTKSVQIIKVSEYTRHAHEKDINALSVSPNDSIFATASYDKTCKIWNLENGELEATLANHKRGLWDVSFCQYDKLLATSSGDKTVKIWSLDTFSVMKTLEGHTNAVQRCSFINKQKQLISCGADGLIKIWDCSSGECLKTLDGHNNRLWALSTMNDGDMIVSADADGVFQFWKDCTEQEKEQEQEKAKLQVEQEQSLQNYMSQGDWTNAFLLAMTLDHPMRLFNVLKRALGESRSRQDIEEGKSGVIFNEELDEAISTLNDEQLTLLMKRCRDWNTNAKTHTIAQRTIRCILMHHNIAKLSEIPGMVKIVDAIIPYTQRHFTRVDNLVEQSYILDYALVEMDKLF, via the coding sequence ATGGATTTAAAAATCTCATATAAAGGTGTATCATTAAATCCTATCTATGCGGGAAGCAGTGCTGTTGCCACTGTCTCAGAAAATGGTAGAATACTAGCTACTCCAGTGCTTGATGAAATCAACATAATTGATCTAACACCAGGTTCAAGAAAGATTTTACACAAGATCTCTAACGAAGATGAGCAGGAAATAACCGCGTTGAAACTAACTCCCGATGGACAATATCTCACATACGTTTCGCAAGCCCAACTTTTAAAGATCTTTCAACTAAAGACCGGAAAAGTTGTCAGATCAATGAAGATTTCCTCCCCATCATACATTCTTGACGCAGATTCAACTTCGACTCTTCTGGCAGTCGGCGGAACAGATGGTAGTATAATTGTTGTGGATATCGAAAATGGTTACATTACTCATTCGTTCAAAGGTCATGGTGGTACGATTTCCagcttgaaattttatggACAATTGAATAGTAAAACATGGTTATTAGCGTCCGGTGACACGAATGGTATGGTAAAAGTATGGGATCTTGTTAAAAGGAAATGCTTACACACATTACAAGAGCACTCTTCTGCCGTGAGAGGGTTGGATATAATCGAGGTACCAGATAGCGATGGACCAAGCCTGCAATTACTTTCCGGTGGTAgagatgatattattaaTCTCTGGGATTTTGatatgaagaagaaatataaaTTGGCGAAAACCCTTCCAGTAAACCAACAGGTAGAGTCATGCGGATTCTTGAAGAACCGTGACGGTAAACGCATAATTTATACAGCCGGTGGTGATGCAATCTTTCAATTAATTGACTCTGAATCCGGTACTGTGCTCAAAAGGACCAACAAACCTATAGAAGAGTTATTCATTATTGGTGTTCTTCCAATAATGAACAATTCACAGATGTTCTTGGTAATGTCTGATCAAACTTTGCAACTAATTAAcgttgaagaagatttggAGAATGATGACGGCATAATACAGGTCACTTCGAGCATTGCTGGTAACCATGGTATCATTGCTGACATGAGATATGTTGGCCCAGAGCTAAACAAATTGGCATTGGCCACCAATTCTCCATCGCTAAGAATAATACCCATCCCCGATTTAACAGAGGCCGAGGCTTCGCTGCCTTTGGATGTTGAAATTTATGAAGGTCATGAAGATTTGCTAAACTCATTAGACGCTACTGAAGATGGGCTATGGATTGCAACCGCCTCTAAAGATAATACGGCTATTGTTTGGAgatataatgaaaacagCAGTAAGTTTGACATTTATGCTAAGTATATTGGACATTCAGGCGCAGTAACAGCAGTTGGATTGCCAAATATAATGCCAAAGGGATATCCTGAATTTTTATTGACAGCATCAAATGATTTAACCATTAAAAAATGGGTAATTCCAAAGCCAACTGTTACTAAGAGTGTTCAAATTATCAAGGTATCCGAATATACTCGTCATGCTCATGAAAAAGACATCAATGCTTTGTCAGTCTCTCCCAACGATTCTATTTTTGCAACAGCGTCATATGATAAAACTTGTAAGATCTGGAACCTCGAAAATGGTGAATTGGAAGCCACGTTGGCCAACCACAAGCGTGGACTATGGGATGTGTCGTTTTGCCAATATGACAAATTATTGGCAACATCTTCAGGTGATAAGACCGTCAAAATATGGTCATTGGATACTTTCAGCGTTATGAAGACGTTGGAAGGTCATACCAACGCGGTTCAAAGATGTTCCTTTATTAATAAGCAAAAACAATTGATAAGTTGCGGTGCAGATGGCCTGATCAAAATATGGGATTGCTCTAGCGGTGAATGTCTGAAGACTTTGGATGGTCATAATAATAGGCTGTGGGCTTTAAGTACAATGAATGATGGTGATATGATCGTGAGCGCTGATGCAGATGGTGTTTTTCAGTTTTGGAAAGATTGTACcgaacaagaaaaagaacaagaacaagaaaaggcTAAGTTACAGGTCGAACAAGAACAATCGCTTCAAAATTATATGAGCCAAGGTGATTGGACAAATGCATTTTTATTAGCAATGACTTTAGATCACCCAATGAGGTTATTTAATGTTTTAAAGAGAGCTCTGGGTGAGTCAAGATCTAGGCAAGATATCGAAGAAGGCAAGAGTGGAgtcattttcaatgaagAATTGGATGAAGCCATTTCTACTCTAAATGACGAACAATTAACGTTGTTAATGAAAAGATGCAGAGATTGGAATACAAATGCCAAAACACACACTATAGCGCAAAGAACTATAAGATGCATTTTGATGCATCATAACATAGCAAAATTAAGTGAAATACCGGGGATGGTAAAGATAGTCGATGCGATAATTCCATACACACAAAGACATTTCACAAGGGTGGATAATTTAGTTGAACAAAGTTACATATTAGATTACGCATTGGTGGAGATGGACAAGCTTTTTTAG